Genomic DNA from Synergistaceae bacterium:
GAGGACTCGGGCCTTCCCGATATTATGATGTCCAGCGGGACTGTTACGGTGCTTATAAACGCCGTGAGCAGCTCCAGCGACTGGCTGTCAAACCAATGGATGTCCTCGAATACCAGGATCACCTTCCTCTTTGCGGAAATACGCCGCAGTAAGTCCGTTACCATCCCGCTTATGACGATAGGGTTCCTCTCCGTCATAAGGGATACATCCACATTATAGTTAAGGCGCCTGTCATTGAGGAAGCCGGGGAATATGCCGGACAGGACAGACTGGGCGTGCAGGCCGGGATAATCATTGTTTTCTTCCAATGCCCTGCCTATCTGCGTCATTATATTATTCCACGAAGAATACGGATAACCTTCTCCGACGACGCAGGACCTGGAGGATAAAACAAGGGTGCCGGTGCGGTCCAGCACCGATATCGCCCTGTTGATCAGCGCCGTCTTGCCTATGCCGGCTTCTCCGTAGACGTATACGGCTGTGTTCTGCCCGCCGGCGCCTGTCAGCGAGTCAAGCAGCAGTGCAAGTTCGTTCTTCCTGCACCAGAATTTTTCTCCGCTTTCCCCATGCATCTCTTTATCTTTATCCGGCTCTGCGCTTATGATAATTTTTCTGAAATATGCCCTGGCTCTTTCAGACGGCGTTATGCCGAGTTTGTTCCAGACCCTGGATGAGTAGGCATTGAAAAGGACCAGGGCCTTTGCGGGCTGGCCCATATTACAGTAGACCTCCATCAGCTCCAGTACCGAGTCTTCGTCATACGGCTCAATTGCCAGCAGCACCTCCAGAGAGCCGCTAAGCTCAACCGGCAGTTTCTTTTCGTAACAGTATGATATCCTGGCCCTGAGCCATGATGTTATCCTGCGCCTGATGGACTGCCGTATTACGACGACTTGCTCGTCAAATTCATCTGAATCAGCGATGCAGAACCCCCTCAGCGGTTCTTC
This window encodes:
- a CDS encoding AAA family ATPase gives rise to the protein MALFLHFLGNPYIELDGQRLVFTLRKAEMMIIYVALNGSVTRNQLKAAFWQDMSGSQASANLRNALYLIRNAIPEYIDIDRDQITLKNFEDDVSKLAQITDPDIPMPKDIEEEPLRGFCIADSDEFDEQVVVIRQSIRRRITSWLRARISYCYEKKLPVELSGSLEVLLAIEPYDEDSVLELMEVYCNMGQPAKALVLFNAYSSRVWNKLGITPSERARAYFRKIIISAEPDKDKEMHGESGEKFWCRKNELALLLDSLTGAGGQNTAVYVYGEAGIGKTALINRAISVLDRTGTLVLSSRSCVVGEGYPYSSWNNIMTQIGRALEENNDYPGLHAQSVLSGIFPGFLNDRRLNYNVDVSLMTERNPIVISGMVTDLLRRISAKRKVILVFEDIHWFDSQSLELLTAFISTVTVPLDIIISGRPESS